In a genomic window of Dermacentor albipictus isolate Rhodes 1998 colony unplaced genomic scaffold, USDA_Dalb.pri_finalv2 scaffold_125, whole genome shotgun sequence:
- the LOC139053422 gene encoding uncharacterized protein T26G10.4-like translates to MLAPWQRLDAIKTFLYPALNFAMRVGLASKGEWQRLDEELRPLIKKTLYVPARASNEYLYGSSQAGSAGIPLAAELSDICRVDGAFKLLTSTDVEVRERAAGELEGVVSRRLRRPANTEDMEAYLSGETEGDFRQTSTQVQSVWTEARKASRRLSVAWELLEHGARINCGEASVSARNRHKLVKTIRALLSTERDQSLQDKPNQGKAMVCVAADPANTHFMRSGRYTHFIDWRFIHRARLNLLPLNATRLWAPAADKRCRRCGYGEETLPHVLCHCMRQSRAMTERHNTIVARIKKAALGRFTVIAENQVVGNTSLKPDLVLARGEEALILDVCCPFENRLQAFQDARKAKEEKYAPVQRHLLRRFQRVTVDAVVVGCLGSWDVGNDRVMRRLCSRSYLRTLKRLCISDTISASTKIFRAHVGTS, encoded by the coding sequence ATGCTCGCCCCATGGCAGAGGCTGGATGCTATCAAAACATTTTTGTATCCAGCCCTCAACTTTGCCATGCGGGTGGGCCTTGCCAGCAAGGGAGAGTGGCAACGCCTGGACGAGGAGCTCCGCCCGCTCATCAAGAAGACCCTGTACGTGCCAGCCAGAGCTTCCAATGAATACTTGTACGGAAGCTCACAGGCTGGCAGTGCAGGGATCCCACTTGCGGCGGAGCTCAGCGACATCTGTCGGGTGGATGGAGCCTTCAAACTACTGACGTCGACCGACGTGGAGGTCCGGGAGCGTGCGGCAGGAGAGCTCGAGGGCGTAGTGTCAAGGCGGCTGAGACGACCCGCGAACACCGAGGACATGGAGGCCTACCTCTCAGGCGAGACGGAGGGCGACTTTCGGCAAACGTCCACACAGGTCCAGTCTGTGTGGACGGAGGCCCGCAAAGCCTCCCGTCGCCTCTCCGTCGCCTGGGAGCTGTTGGAGCATGGAGCCCGCATCAACTGCGGGGAGGCCTCTGTGTCAGCGAGGAACCGCCACAAGCTGGTCAAGACCATCCGGGCGCTCCTCTCCACCGAAAGGGACCAATCTCTGCAAGACAAACCGAACCAGGGCAAGGCGATGGTGTGTGTGGCGGCCGACCCGGCAAACACCCACTTCATGAGGTCCGGCCGCTACACCCATTTCATCGACTGGCGCTTCATTCATCGAGCCCGGCTAAATCTCCTCCCCCTCAACGCCACAAGACTCTGGGCACCCGCGGCGGACAAAAGATGCAGACGCTGCGGGTATGGGGAGGAGACACTGCCGCATGTACTTTGCCACTGCATGCGGCAGAGCCGGGCCATGACGGAGCGTCATAACACCATCGTCGCCAGAATAAAAAAGGCTGCTTTGGGTCGGTTTACAGTCATTGCGGAGAACCAGGTCGTAGGCAACACATCACTCAAGCCCGACCTGGTACTGGCCCGTGGAGAGGAGGCACTCATCCTGGACGTCTGCTGCCCTTTCGAGAACAGGCTGCAGGCGTTCCAGGACGCCCGGAAGGCTAAGGAGGAGAAGTACGCCCCTGTACAGCGTCATCTCCTCCGGCGGTTCCAGCGCGTGACGGTGGACGCGGTGGTCGTCGGCTGCCTTGGCAGCTGGGATGTGGGGAACGACCGGGTGATGCGCAGGCTGTGCAGTAGGTCATACCTACGGACCCTCAAACGCCTGTGCATCAGCGACACAATAAGCGCCTCTACAAAGATTTTTAGAGCCCATGTCGGCACCTCTTAG